A single genomic interval of Microbacterium oleivorans harbors:
- a CDS encoding DoxX family protein, translating into MRTALRWLLAGGMIFAGLSHLFWARRDFQAQVPDILVEKLPIDRDGVVVASGVVEAMFGAALIMLPRERERVGALLAAFFIAVFPGNVDQWRKKRSAFGLDTDQRRLTRLFFQPALVAWAWWSTRQPRDAA; encoded by the coding sequence ATGAGAACTGCGCTGCGCTGGCTGCTCGCCGGCGGGATGATCTTCGCCGGGCTGAGCCACCTCTTCTGGGCGCGCCGCGATTTCCAGGCGCAGGTGCCCGACATCCTCGTCGAGAAGCTCCCCATCGATCGCGACGGCGTCGTCGTCGCCTCGGGCGTGGTGGAGGCGATGTTCGGTGCAGCGCTGATCATGCTCCCTCGCGAGCGTGAGCGCGTCGGCGCGCTGCTCGCGGCGTTCTTCATCGCGGTCTTCCCCGGCAACGTCGATCAGTGGCGCAAGAAGCGCAGCGCCTTCGGGCTCGATACCGATCAGCGCCGTCTTACGCGCCTGTTCTTCCAGCCGGCGCTGGTGGCCTGGGCCTGGTGGTCGACGCGTCAGCCGCGCGACGCGGCGTAG
- a CDS encoding class I SAM-dependent methyltransferase translates to MPGPLDLSLLRRWPDVEAPGLVASDAADRLILDESAGARARSGPGELVVIGDTHGALVLAAAADGANGIRVHQDALSGEAALVGNAHRLVPEARFEQLPLDTALVAGARVVLLRLPRSLDELSDIASVIAAAAAPDVVVFAGGRIKHMALAMNDVLRSRFRRLDVSHARAKSRVLIAREPAASAPPTPRAARIDGLEVRAFGGAFAGARVDIGTRLLLAHLPDAAPGGTADDPWIDFACGTGVVAATWASRHPHAHVYASDQSASAVASARATAEANGVADRIDVVRDDLLSRRPDRSASLIALNPPFHSGSSVSDHIAPRLFADAARVLRPGGELWCVWNSSLRYRPSLERLIGPTRQVARDPKFTVTVSTRR, encoded by the coding sequence GTGCCCGGCCCGCTCGACCTCTCGCTGCTGCGCCGATGGCCCGACGTCGAAGCTCCGGGTCTGGTCGCCTCCGACGCGGCGGACCGGCTGATCCTCGACGAATCCGCCGGCGCGCGGGCCCGCAGCGGCCCGGGCGAGCTCGTCGTCATCGGCGACACCCACGGCGCGCTGGTCCTGGCGGCGGCCGCAGACGGGGCGAACGGCATCCGGGTGCATCAGGACGCGCTCAGCGGCGAAGCGGCACTGGTCGGCAACGCACACCGCCTGGTGCCGGAGGCCCGCTTCGAGCAGCTGCCGCTCGACACCGCGCTCGTCGCGGGCGCGCGCGTGGTCCTGCTGCGACTCCCCCGCTCGCTCGACGAGCTCTCCGACATCGCCTCGGTGATCGCCGCCGCGGCTGCACCGGATGTCGTCGTCTTCGCGGGCGGGAGGATCAAGCACATGGCGCTCGCGATGAACGACGTGCTCCGCTCCCGCTTCCGCCGACTCGACGTCTCGCACGCCCGCGCGAAGTCGCGGGTGCTGATCGCACGCGAGCCCGCGGCGTCCGCACCCCCGACACCGCGTGCCGCGCGGATCGACGGGCTCGAGGTGCGCGCCTTCGGCGGAGCCTTCGCCGGCGCCCGCGTCGATATCGGCACGCGCCTGCTTCTGGCGCACCTCCCGGATGCGGCACCCGGCGGAACCGCGGACGATCCGTGGATCGACTTCGCGTGCGGTACGGGCGTGGTGGCGGCGACCTGGGCCTCGCGGCATCCGCACGCGCACGTCTACGCCTCCGACCAATCGGCTTCGGCCGTGGCCTCGGCGCGCGCCACCGCCGAAGCCAACGGAGTCGCGGACCGCATCGACGTCGTCCGCGACGACCTGCTGTCGCGGCGCCCGGACCGCAGCGCCTCGCTGATCGCCCTGAACCCGCCGTTCCACTCGGGCTCATCGGTGAGCGATCACATCGCGCCGCGCCTCTTCGCCGACGCCGCTCGGGTTCTCCGCCCGGGCGGCGAGCTGTGGTGCGTGTGGAACTCGTCCCTCCGCTACCGGCCGAGCCTCGAACGCCTCATCGGCCCCACGCGGCAGGTCGCCCGCGATCCGAAGTTCACGGTCACGGTGTCGACCCGCCGCTGA
- a CDS encoding 1-aminocyclopropane-1-carboxylate deaminase has translation MTLADFPRHPLTFGPSPVHPLDRLSAHLGGARIWAKREDVSSGLAYGGNKVRKLEYLVPEALAQGADTLVSIGGVQSNHTRQVAAVAAHLGMKAVLVQENWVDWPDAVNDRVGNILLSRLMGADVRLSSAGFDIGFRDSWKDAIADVEAAGGTPYAIPAGASDHRLGGLGFANWAHELRRQEDALGVFFDTIVVCTVTGSTHAGMIAGFADLLENFGDRPRRVLGIDASATIDKTRDQVARIARRTADLIGVGRELSDDEIVVLEGWAGDKYGIPVASTDEAIYLTGRMEGVILDPVYEGKSMAGLIDLVSSRDIPADSNVLYAHLGGQQAINAYSGRYH, from the coding sequence ATGACCCTCGCAGACTTCCCGCGTCACCCCCTCACTTTCGGCCCGAGTCCGGTCCACCCGCTGGATCGGCTGTCGGCGCATCTCGGCGGCGCCCGGATCTGGGCCAAGCGGGAGGACGTCTCGAGCGGTTTGGCGTACGGCGGCAACAAGGTGCGCAAGCTCGAGTACCTGGTTCCCGAGGCCCTGGCGCAGGGCGCCGACACACTGGTGTCGATCGGTGGCGTGCAGTCGAACCACACGCGTCAGGTAGCCGCGGTCGCTGCGCACCTCGGCATGAAGGCAGTGCTCGTTCAGGAGAACTGGGTGGATTGGCCGGATGCCGTGAACGACCGCGTGGGCAACATCCTGCTCTCGCGCCTCATGGGTGCGGATGTGCGACTGTCGTCGGCCGGTTTCGACATCGGGTTCCGCGACTCGTGGAAGGACGCGATCGCCGATGTGGAGGCCGCCGGTGGCACTCCTTACGCCATCCCCGCCGGTGCGAGCGACCACCGTCTCGGTGGGCTCGGGTTCGCCAACTGGGCGCACGAGCTCCGCCGACAGGAGGATGCTCTGGGGGTCTTCTTCGACACGATCGTCGTGTGCACCGTCACGGGGTCGACGCACGCCGGGATGATCGCCGGGTTCGCGGATCTGCTGGAGAACTTCGGCGACCGGCCGCGTCGCGTACTCGGCATCGACGCGTCGGCGACGATCGACAAGACGCGCGACCAGGTGGCGCGTATCGCCCGGCGTACGGCGGATCTGATCGGGGTGGGACGGGAGCTCAGCGACGACGAGATCGTGGTGCTGGAAGGCTGGGCGGGCGACAAGTACGGCATCCCGGTCGCCTCCACCGACGAGGCCATCTATCTCACCGGCCGGATGGAGGGCGTGATCCTCGATCCCGTCTACGAGGGCAAGTCGATGGCCGGTCTCATCGATCTCGTTTCGTCGCGCGACATCCCGGCGGACTCGAACGTGCTGTATGCCCACCTCGGCGGTCAGCAGGCGATCAACGCGTACAGCGGCCGGTACCACTGA
- a CDS encoding GntR family transcriptional regulator, protein MSLSPVARPSSLRDHAYAQMRDAIVSGRLEPGARLRDAELEAWLGVSRTPIREAIARLESAGLVRTRRAKATEVAPLDEREALAAERVAAALHELAVRDAVAQLTEADLDAMREANARFEVALAGQDVDGAVAADDAFHGVAVTASANPLLAALLDQVTPLLRRLERARFSSLAGRDSVHAHARILALCAAGDAEAAASATRENWLTLERLLTHSETTPRSTDPKDE, encoded by the coding sequence ATGTCGCTGAGTCCGGTCGCTCGTCCCTCGTCGCTGCGCGACCATGCCTACGCGCAGATGCGCGACGCGATCGTGAGCGGACGGCTCGAGCCGGGCGCGCGACTGCGTGACGCCGAGCTGGAGGCGTGGCTCGGCGTGAGTCGGACGCCGATCCGCGAGGCCATCGCTCGCTTGGAGTCTGCGGGGTTGGTGCGGACGCGTCGTGCGAAGGCCACAGAGGTCGCCCCGCTCGACGAGCGCGAGGCGTTGGCTGCCGAGCGCGTGGCTGCGGCGCTGCACGAGCTCGCTGTCCGAGACGCGGTGGCGCAGTTGACCGAGGCCGATCTCGACGCGATGCGCGAGGCGAACGCGCGCTTCGAGGTGGCCCTGGCGGGACAGGACGTCGACGGCGCGGTCGCCGCCGACGATGCCTTCCACGGCGTCGCCGTGACGGCCTCCGCGAACCCGTTGCTGGCGGCGCTGCTCGATCAGGTCACGCCGCTGCTCCGGCGACTCGAGCGCGCGCGGTTCTCGAGCCTGGCCGGCCGCGACTCGGTCCACGCCCACGCCCGCATTCTGGCCCTCTGTGCGGCGGGTGATGCCGAGGCCGCCGCGAGCGCGACACGCGAGAACTGGCTGACCCTCGAGCGCTTGCTCACCCATTCCGAGACCACCCCGCGCTCCACCGACCCCAAGGACGAATGA